In Methylomonas sp. MK1, the following are encoded in one genomic region:
- a CDS encoding glycosyltransferase family 2 protein translates to MKISAVIPAYNSAKFIRAAINSIQAQTSKVEEIIVVDDGSTDNTEQVVEEFANAVICHKQVNQGPSAARNKGIELANGDWIAFLDADDQWTVDKTTKQIQALQRNPELHLIAGDMTEIDNDDQLLTQSVLAKHQMLENFQHLAGKPVPNALAALMKKNFIPTGTVLVKRQTLLEAGMFNTEIRYGEDLELWAKIATFHPVTCLPDILMLRRQHGDNATQASERMLVDLTKVTESIRNFASPQLIAQGVSPNSLVAEAQWTLGYWYFSGGNNAKAREAFKRGLSQNLTLNNLLYLIFSILPASLINALRVTKQKFAKS, encoded by the coding sequence ATGAAAATCAGCGCCGTCATTCCAGCGTATAACAGCGCGAAATTCATTCGTGCCGCCATCAACAGCATTCAGGCGCAAACCAGCAAAGTTGAAGAAATCATCGTGGTGGATGATGGCTCAACGGACAACACCGAACAAGTCGTTGAGGAGTTTGCCAATGCCGTCATTTGTCACAAACAAGTCAATCAAGGCCCGTCCGCCGCGCGCAATAAAGGCATAGAATTGGCTAACGGTGACTGGATTGCATTTCTGGATGCCGATGATCAATGGACAGTGGACAAAACCACCAAGCAAATCCAAGCACTGCAACGTAATCCGGAACTCCACCTGATTGCCGGCGACATGACGGAAATCGACAACGACGACCAACTGCTAACCCAATCTGTGTTAGCCAAACATCAAATGCTGGAAAATTTCCAACATCTAGCCGGAAAGCCAGTTCCCAACGCCCTTGCCGCTCTAATGAAGAAAAACTTTATACCGACGGGTACCGTTTTGGTGAAGCGCCAAACCTTGCTTGAAGCAGGCATGTTCAATACCGAGATTCGCTATGGCGAGGACTTGGAATTGTGGGCAAAAATTGCCACGTTTCACCCAGTAACCTGCCTTCCCGACATTTTGATGTTGCGCCGTCAGCACGGCGACAATGCCACCCAAGCCAGCGAACGTATGTTAGTTGACTTGACCAAGGTCACTGAGTCTATTCGGAACTTTGCCTCACCCCAGCTAATTGCCCAAGGCGTTTCGCCAAATAGTTTAGTGGCGGAAGCGCAATGGACGCTTGGCTACTGGTATTTTAGCGGCGGAAATAATGCCAAAGCCAGAGAGGCATTTAAAAGAGGCCTTTCCCAAAATTTGACACTTAACAATCTACTCTATCTGATCTTCAGCATCTTGCCAGCC
- a CDS encoding mannose-1-phosphate guanylyltransferase/mannose-6-phosphate isomerase: MIPVVLSGGSGTRLWPLSRGQYPKQFLPLVSGNTMLQETILRLDGVAGLQAPIAVCNEDHRFMLAEQMREIGIKPAAIILEPVGKNTAPAVAMAALSARSEDDVLLILPADHVVGNRAAFHRAVVQAELLAKQDLLVTFGIVATEPETGYGYIKRGDTRYGEAYKVAAFVEKPDLQTAQRYLESGEYFWNSGMFAFKAGCFLRELEKYNPEMLEVCREALRAAKPDLDFVRLDKQIFSTCPSDSIDYAVMEKTDKAVVIPLDAEWNDVGSWSALWDVTDKDAAGNAIKGDVLTVDTCNSYIHSANKLVAVIGVDNLVVVETDDAVMIAAKDRVQDVKEVVDQLKKLKRSEASVHRKVYRPWGHYDLVDAGERHQTKRIVVKPGAKLSVQKHHHRAEHWVVVKGTAWVDKNGEKILVTENESIYIPLGVIHSLENPGVIPLEMVEVQSGSYLGEDDIVRYEDQYGRI; encoded by the coding sequence ATGATCCCGGTAGTATTATCAGGCGGTTCAGGAACTCGGCTATGGCCTTTGTCTCGTGGTCAGTATCCTAAGCAATTTTTACCCTTGGTGTCCGGCAACACCATGCTTCAGGAAACCATTTTAAGGCTTGATGGCGTTGCCGGCTTACAAGCCCCAATTGCGGTTTGTAATGAAGATCATCGATTTATGCTCGCAGAGCAAATGCGGGAAATCGGAATCAAACCTGCTGCCATTATTTTGGAGCCTGTCGGCAAAAATACCGCACCGGCCGTAGCGATGGCTGCATTGAGTGCACGCTCCGAAGACGATGTGTTGTTGATTTTGCCGGCTGACCATGTGGTCGGTAATCGCGCAGCTTTTCATCGCGCGGTGGTTCAAGCCGAATTGTTGGCGAAACAGGATCTTTTGGTAACGTTTGGAATCGTCGCGACCGAGCCGGAAACCGGCTATGGCTACATCAAGCGCGGTGATACCCGTTATGGCGAAGCTTATAAGGTAGCTGCATTTGTAGAAAAGCCCGATTTGCAAACCGCGCAGCGCTATCTGGAAAGTGGCGAATATTTCTGGAACAGCGGCATGTTCGCGTTTAAAGCCGGTTGTTTTTTACGTGAGTTAGAAAAATACAATCCGGAAATGCTGGAGGTTTGCAGGGAAGCCTTGCGGGCGGCAAAACCCGATTTGGATTTTGTGCGTTTGGATAAGCAGATTTTTTCGACGTGCCCGTCCGATTCCATCGACTACGCCGTGATGGAAAAAACCGATAAGGCGGTGGTGATCCCGTTGGATGCGGAATGGAACGATGTCGGTTCCTGGTCCGCACTTTGGGATGTAACCGATAAAGACGCTGCCGGCAATGCCATCAAAGGCGATGTGTTGACGGTAGATACTTGCAATTCCTATATTCACTCGGCCAACAAACTGGTAGCGGTGATCGGTGTGGATAATTTGGTGGTGGTCGAAACTGACGATGCGGTCATGATTGCCGCGAAGGATAGGGTGCAAGACGTCAAGGAAGTAGTCGATCAACTGAAAAAATTGAAACGCAGTGAAGCCAGCGTGCATCGTAAGGTTTACAGGCCATGGGGGCATTACGATTTAGTCGATGCCGGTGAGCGCCATCAAACCAAGCGTATAGTCGTGAAGCCTGGTGCGAAATTATCTGTGCAAAAGCATCATCACCGCGCCGAGCATTGGGTTGTCGTCAAAGGCACTGCCTGGGTGGATAAAAACGGTGAGAAAATTTTGGTTACCGAAAACGAATCTATTTACATACCCTTGGGTGTTATTCACAGTCTGGAGAATCCGGGAGTGATTCCGTTGGAAATGGTGGAAGTCCAGTCCGGCAGCTATCTCGGCGAAGACGATATCGTCCGTTACGAAGATCAATACGGCCGTATTTAA
- the corA gene encoding magnesium/cobalt transporter CorA encodes MSLQTINDLLKKHKLVEGMLNNQPMPRRKLITALVQKQHMVELRSLLARLSAIEIGQILHALDLEDANLVWQQVEESRQDDVLWELSDTLREELVGDREPHCGVGQMSAFELVEGRLAKVAITCRHDLYAIKPIWIDLLAPSKAQRLLIGQHYGLELPDPLDLTDLEASARFYVEDQHEIHIHSDFLLDREGKSRSVPVAFILRGDMLFSVRSEELPVFRLQRLRARTQPGFVSDCKDMLLDLYGAEAEYSADALENIYEQLEIVSKKVLSQDISDEEAADILTDIAEEEDLNGRIRRNMLDTQRAVSFLIRRKLLNTTQLEDAQQILRDIESLNSHTAFLFDKINFLMDATVGFININQNKVIKIFSVASVAMLPPTLIASIYGMNFENMPELQWMLGYPFALGLMTVSVLLPFIFFKRKGWLR; translated from the coding sequence TTGTCGCTGCAAACAATCAACGATTTGTTGAAAAAACATAAGCTTGTCGAAGGCATGCTGAACAATCAGCCTATGCCGCGCCGTAAGCTGATCACTGCTTTGGTACAAAAGCAGCACATGGTGGAACTGCGTAGTCTGTTGGCGCGGCTGTCTGCTATCGAAATAGGGCAAATTCTGCATGCTCTGGACCTGGAGGATGCTAACTTGGTCTGGCAGCAGGTCGAGGAATCCAGGCAGGACGATGTGCTTTGGGAATTGTCCGATACCTTGCGCGAGGAATTGGTCGGCGACCGAGAGCCGCATTGTGGCGTGGGGCAAATGAGTGCATTCGAGTTGGTCGAAGGTCGCCTCGCTAAGGTCGCTATCACCTGCCGCCACGATTTGTACGCCATCAAGCCGATCTGGATCGATTTGTTGGCGCCAAGCAAGGCGCAGCGGCTGCTTATCGGGCAACATTATGGCCTGGAGTTGCCGGACCCCCTGGATTTGACCGATTTGGAAGCCAGCGCCCGGTTCTACGTCGAGGATCAGCACGAAATTCATATACATTCGGATTTTTTACTGGATCGCGAAGGCAAGTCGCGCAGTGTACCGGTCGCATTCATATTGCGCGGAGATATGCTGTTTTCGGTACGTAGTGAAGAATTGCCCGTATTTCGTTTACAGCGTTTACGCGCACGCACGCAGCCGGGCTTTGTCTCGGATTGCAAGGATATGTTGCTGGATTTATACGGTGCCGAAGCCGAGTATTCCGCGGATGCGCTGGAGAATATTTACGAACAGTTGGAAATTGTCAGCAAAAAAGTATTAAGTCAGGATATTAGCGACGAAGAAGCCGCGGATATTTTGACCGATATTGCCGAAGAGGAGGATTTAAATGGTCGAATCCGCCGGAATATGCTGGATACTCAGCGCGCCGTGTCGTTTTTGATTCGCCGCAAACTGCTGAATACCACGCAGTTGGAAGATGCGCAGCAAATTTTGCGCGATATAGAATCACTTAATAGCCATACAGCGTTTTTGTTCGACAAGATCAACTTCCTGATGGATGCCACGGTCGGTTTTATCAATATTAATCAAAATAAAGTGATTAAAATTTTCTCGGTGGCTTCGGTGGCAATGTTGCCGCCCACCTTGATTGCCAGTATTTACGGTATGAACTTTGAGAATATGCCGGAATTGCAGTGGATGCTTGGCTATCCTTTTGCACTCGGATTGATGACTGTCTCGGTATTGTTGCCGTTTATTTTCTTTAAAAGGAAGGGTTGGTTGAGATGA
- the xrtA gene encoding exosortase A, protein MLKALGLPDHWRKPLLGVVLVTLVSVAAFFETWAAIVAIWSRSDTFTHGFLVAPVSLWLVWSRREHYRDLRPAFSRLGLLFIVVSGFGWLIADLVHVAVIQQWAVVGVLVGGFWATLGSHVISQMLFPIVFLFLMVPFGEAFIPPLMEYTATFVVTLIRLTGMSVYREGLFFTLTSGNWSVVEGCSGLRYLISSLTLGSVYAYLNYSSYKKRTIFITLSFLVPILANGLRAYLIVMIGHFSDMKLAAGVDHIVYGWVFFGIVMFGLFYFGSFWHDKDAGAAAASTPDLACDSNLADSATVYKHYWPALTITALCVFIWPFVSQGLSALQAAHIDVPERLSRPSLPDWQPVAAPDWAWEPSFKGVVADAKVYLSDGQTTAGMYFANFGDETQGGELVNSQNYLVPQKHPVWRMLHDDVIAMQWAADKNGDIEEAVLNSTHRSLLVERWYRVGDKSTANAYLAKWWQLLKRLSGDASAELLIVLYTETPDGDYDLARQKLKQLAVACCR, encoded by the coding sequence ATGTTAAAAGCTTTAGGACTGCCTGATCACTGGCGTAAACCGCTGCTGGGCGTCGTGTTGGTTACACTGGTTTCAGTAGCGGCTTTTTTTGAGACTTGGGCAGCAATTGTCGCTATTTGGTCTCGATCGGACACATTCACGCACGGTTTTTTAGTGGCTCCGGTTAGTCTTTGGTTGGTTTGGTCGCGCCGGGAGCACTATCGAGATTTACGGCCGGCTTTCAGTAGATTAGGTTTGTTGTTTATCGTCGTCAGCGGATTTGGCTGGTTAATTGCCGATTTGGTGCATGTTGCGGTGATTCAGCAATGGGCAGTGGTTGGTGTTTTGGTCGGTGGTTTTTGGGCTACGCTTGGCAGTCATGTCATCTCGCAAATGTTATTTCCGATAGTATTTTTATTTTTGATGGTGCCATTCGGGGAAGCGTTTATTCCGCCTTTAATGGAATACACCGCCACCTTTGTTGTTACGCTGATAAGGCTAACGGGAATGAGTGTCTACCGGGAAGGCTTGTTTTTTACGCTAACCTCGGGTAATTGGTCGGTGGTAGAGGGATGCAGTGGTTTACGTTATTTGATTTCATCGCTAACACTTGGTTCGGTATATGCGTATCTAAATTACAGCAGTTACAAGAAGCGGACCATCTTCATTACGCTCTCCTTCTTGGTCCCGATTTTAGCTAACGGTCTGCGCGCCTATTTGATTGTGATGATTGGCCATTTCAGTGACATGAAACTGGCTGCGGGAGTGGATCACATCGTTTACGGCTGGGTGTTTTTTGGGATTGTCATGTTTGGATTGTTTTATTTTGGCTCTTTTTGGCACGATAAGGATGCAGGGGCGGCCGCCGCATCAACCCCAGATTTGGCGTGTGACTCCAATCTTGCTGATTCTGCAACGGTTTACAAACATTATTGGCCGGCCTTAACGATAACCGCTTTATGCGTTTTCATTTGGCCCTTTGTGTCACAAGGCTTATCCGCACTACAGGCCGCTCACATCGATGTACCCGAGCGCCTTAGCCGGCCGTCTTTGCCTGATTGGCAGCCGGTTGCAGCGCCCGATTGGGCTTGGGAGCCTAGTTTTAAGGGCGTGGTGGCGGATGCCAAAGTTTATCTAAGCGATGGTCAAACGACAGCCGGTATGTATTTTGCCAATTTTGGCGATGAAACCCAAGGTGGTGAACTGGTCAATTCGCAAAATTATCTGGTCCCGCAAAAACATCCGGTATGGCGGATGCTGCATGACGACGTCATTGCGATGCAGTGGGCAGCTGATAAAAACGGCGATATTGAAGAAGCGGTGCTAAACAGTACGCATCGGAGTTTGTTGGTCGAGCGTTGGTACCGGGTTGGCGACAAAAGTACTGCCAATGCCTATCTGGCTAAATGGTGGCAATTGCTGAAACGATTGTCAGGTGACGCATCCGCTGAGTTGCTTATAGTGTTGTATACCGAAACCCCGGATGGCGATTACGATTTGGCCCGGCAAAAATTGAAACAGCTCGCGGTAGCCTGTTGTCGTTAA